In the genome of Gloeotrichia echinulata CP02, one region contains:
- a CDS encoding aldo/keto reductase family protein produces MKYRQLGKSELHVSEISLGSWGINEGVEKQNAEACIYKAFDLGINFIDTSNSYAAGGAESFLGEVLQGVERSSYILATKVFFPMSPMDRGLSAAQIRKQIDASLKRLRTDYVDLYQCHRYDLNTPLEETMTALTEVVRQGKARYIGFSEWSPEQIQAAFNIPDVECFVSSQPQYSMLWRTPEAEVFPLCAANAIGQIVWSPLAQGVLTGKYQPGQLPPENSRAANEKMNWYMLEELFSDRILTAVQKLKPIAQDIGLSMPQLALAWVLSSEYISSAIIGASRPEQIVDNAAASGVQMEADVFAAIDQVLVSVVHK; encoded by the coding sequence ATGAAATACAGACAATTGGGTAAGAGCGAACTGCACGTTTCCGAGATCAGTCTCGGTTCTTGGGGTATTAATGAAGGTGTAGAAAAGCAGAATGCAGAGGCTTGCATTTACAAAGCCTTTGACCTTGGTATTAACTTTATTGACACTTCTAATTCTTACGCGGCTGGTGGCGCTGAGTCATTTTTGGGTGAAGTATTACAAGGAGTGGAGCGATCCTCATATATCCTAGCGACCAAGGTCTTCTTTCCCATGTCACCTATGGACAGAGGACTGTCAGCAGCGCAGATTAGAAAGCAAATTGATGCTTCCTTAAAGCGATTGCGTACCGATTATGTTGACCTGTATCAATGCCATCGCTACGATCTGAATACACCCTTGGAGGAAACAATGACGGCACTCACTGAGGTAGTACGTCAGGGAAAAGCTCGTTACATCGGCTTTAGTGAGTGGAGTCCTGAGCAAATTCAAGCTGCGTTCAATATTCCTGATGTTGAATGTTTTGTTTCCAGTCAGCCTCAGTATTCTATGCTGTGGCGCACACCTGAAGCGGAAGTGTTTCCATTGTGTGCAGCTAATGCTATTGGTCAGATTGTTTGGTCGCCATTAGCTCAAGGTGTACTTACAGGTAAATACCAGCCAGGACAACTTCCACCTGAAAATTCTCGCGCTGCAAATGAAAAAATGAATTGGTATATGCTGGAGGAGTTGTTTAGCGATCGCATTCTCACAGCAGTACAAAAACTCAAACCCATTGCCCAAGACATAGGGTTGAGTATGCCACAGTTAGCTCTGGCTTGGGTACTAAGCTCTGAGTACATATCTTCAGCCATTATCGGTGCTAGTCGTCCTGAACAAATTGTTGATAACGCTGCTGCATCAGGAGTACAAATGGAAGCAGACGTATTCGCAGCAATTGACCAAGTATTGGTATCAGTCGTTCATAAGTGA
- the gntT gene encoding guanitoxin biosynthesis MATE family efflux transporter GntT produces the protein MNTKDFSQYNFLYRFLKAATVNAASNIMIPLSGAISVAFLGHLSNINYLAGVALGAVLFSFLYESCSFIKSATTAITSQAVGRDDREAILLAGLQNALIALGLGLLFVVLQYPLGKLGFMFLSATTDVKLAGIAYFHSRIWGAPAALVNLVLMGWLLAREQNRQVWLLTIIGNAANVGLDYLYIVVWDWSSMGAGFSQAISQYLTLFVGLVVISREVSLKEIAALTGKIINLSALKAIFVMNGNLSVRSTVIVSIFVLFTAFSATLGTEVLAENVLLLQIVALSMYMCDGVEYATVTLTGNFQGQKATDKFVPLLQIALATNLVIALVVGLVAIFFTNPILYIFTNHSELIEAIKVYIPWVILVIVSSGFAYIIDGYFAGLGEGTAIRNTYLISGSIGFISLTLSTFYFHSNHFLWLSLSMFMLSCALILGIQIPITFQLNQEQNTREIKNPNEIQTIG, from the coding sequence ATGAACACCAAAGATTTTTCCCAGTACAACTTCCTTTATCGCTTTCTGAAAGCTGCTACTGTCAATGCAGCGTCGAATATTATGATACCCTTATCGGGTGCAATCAGCGTAGCTTTCCTGGGACACCTGTCAAACATTAATTATTTAGCAGGGGTGGCATTAGGTGCTGTTTTGTTTAGTTTTCTCTACGAGAGTTGTTCGTTTATTAAGTCAGCAACAACTGCGATTACATCTCAAGCCGTCGGACGAGATGACCGAGAAGCAATACTTCTAGCAGGACTACAAAATGCCTTAATCGCTTTGGGATTGGGTCTGCTTTTTGTAGTGTTGCAATATCCTCTGGGGAAGCTAGGCTTTATGTTTTTGAGTGCTACGACCGATGTGAAACTAGCAGGTATTGCTTATTTTCATAGCCGGATTTGGGGAGCGCCTGCGGCTTTAGTCAATTTAGTCTTAATGGGATGGTTGCTTGCACGAGAACAAAATCGTCAAGTTTGGTTACTGACTATCATTGGCAATGCTGCTAATGTTGGACTGGATTATCTTTACATTGTTGTTTGGGATTGGTCAAGTATGGGGGCGGGATTTTCCCAAGCTATTAGCCAATATCTCACCTTATTTGTCGGACTTGTCGTGATTAGCCGGGAAGTTTCCTTAAAAGAAATAGCTGCTTTAACAGGAAAAATCATCAATTTGTCTGCCTTAAAAGCTATTTTTGTGATGAATGGCAATCTATCTGTTAGGTCTACAGTTATTGTATCTATTTTTGTGCTATTCACTGCTTTTAGTGCCACACTGGGAACTGAGGTTCTGGCGGAAAATGTTTTACTTCTCCAAATAGTAGCATTAAGTATGTATATGTGTGATGGAGTAGAATATGCCACTGTAACTTTAACTGGTAATTTTCAAGGTCAAAAAGCCACAGATAAATTCGTACCACTTTTGCAAATTGCATTAGCAACTAACTTAGTGATCGCTTTAGTAGTTGGGCTGGTTGCTATTTTTTTTACTAACCCTATACTTTACATATTCACTAACCATTCTGAATTAATAGAAGCAATTAAAGTTTATATCCCTTGGGTAATCCTGGTTATAGTTTCTTCGGGATTTGCTTATATTATAGATGGATATTTTGCTGGTTTGGGTGAGGGAACTGCTATACGCAATACTTACTTGATAAGTGGCTCAATCGGATTTATCTCCCTAACTTTATCAACCTTTTATTTTCATAGTAATCATTTTTTATGGTTATCTTTATCCATGTTTATGTTATCTTGCGCGTTAATTTTAGGGATACAAATACCTATAACTTTTCAATTAAATCAAGAGCAAAATACCAGGGAAATAAAAAATCCAAATGAAATACAGACAATTGGGTAA
- a CDS encoding DUF928 domain-containing protein — protein MLRLIVEARRSHPDNAQLTKLWQKLLNSVQLGAIISETLD, from the coding sequence ATGCTCAGGCTAATCGTAGAAGCTAGGCGATCGCATCCCGACAATGCCCAACTAACTAAGCTGTGGCAGAAGTTGTTAAATTCTGTACAACTCGGTGCAATTATTTCTGAAACTCTGGATTAA
- a CDS encoding alr0857 family protein produces the protein MLKLTYTERSFYLECLTLPLEEWVTQRVILALRVGQSLYLEPNTASFLLPVDLPGVERLKAEVKRDDREIMALSVCDAEYMEVRLRGSWLSDGSQEAVGVFVTTISDGTEYFLHKLWQEAQACTSVMSE, from the coding sequence ATGCTGAAATTAACTTATACCGAAAGGAGCTTTTATTTAGAGTGTCTGACTTTACCGCTGGAGGAATGGGTAACACAGCGAGTGATTTTGGCACTACGAGTCGGTCAATCTTTATACCTTGAACCCAATACCGCTTCCTTTTTGCTTCCTGTTGATTTACCTGGGGTAGAGAGACTAAAAGCTGAGGTGAAACGAGATGACAGGGAAATCATGGCGCTGTCAGTTTGTGACGCTGAATATATGGAAGTGAGGCTGCGGGGTTCTTGGCTATCGGATGGTTCACAGGAGGCTGTGGGTGTGTTTGTTACCACCATAAGCGATGGCACAGAGTACTTTTTACATAAACTTTGGCAGGAAGCGCAAGCCTGCACCTCCGTGATGAGTGAATAA
- a CDS encoding GAF domain-containing protein translates to MKKRLSSPPQCPDDLDRLQQYQVKLMQHQEPPAHQLAQKINEIIANSSATTLILQEIAQLLGVVFQVDCCSLVTVISEGSTEPTTVNWCAGEYLGLSHPDQMFSIEQLSIDLPVIQCAAEPLNIEDISTIQKSLVTGCQSLPLPVKAVLAIPTRIGGKNNGVILLLKFQTYDWSQSQKELLKAIEPSCAIAFAQVEQLHLIAFQQQYLQKSNQHHSLIKQLTILNRSNLELNQMLQLVITSTAESLQADRGLLILLKYTDPLFKTRAKKQVPKAKATILCEWNRDNKISSTTSSSLDDRSFSVAECGLCQRVFTDPGKPVLINDYTEQQDTLTAAALFDMEKLPAALLVPLESQGKILGFLVLQQAVARTWQIAELNLVEMVCAQVSNAIIQSQTLRQVQNLVDERTAKLQSSLELQAKLHERTRQYVEQLRELNELKDEFLSNMSDRLRYPLTNMLMSIRNLRLPGITPDRQIRYLDILEQECTKEINLINDLLTLQKLESHQEVPQFEPIDLNLKIKDLAASITKKLADKGLNISVDLPEEPLTLQTEIESFDRILQELLTNACKYSHPDTTVYLQATHQVEQLLDQVIIKVTNIGHGISQEEATYIFDKFRRGKGRWIPGTGLGLALAKSLGQHLNGKITVESKQISDSDLSEICFTLTLPQFSDDSKPYSKSD, encoded by the coding sequence ATGAAAAAGCGTTTATCATCGCCGCCACAGTGCCCAGATGACTTAGATCGACTACAACAATACCAAGTCAAGCTGATGCAGCATCAGGAACCACCAGCCCACCAGTTGGCACAAAAGATTAACGAAATCATCGCCAATAGTTCGGCGACAACATTGATCCTGCAAGAAATAGCCCAATTGCTAGGAGTGGTATTCCAGGTTGATTGCTGCAGCTTAGTTACAGTCATCAGCGAGGGTTCTACTGAACCAACTACTGTTAATTGGTGCGCTGGCGAATATCTCGGATTATCGCATCCAGATCAGATGTTCTCCATTGAACAGTTGTCTATAGATTTGCCAGTCATACAATGCGCTGCAGAACCCTTAAATATTGAGGACATTTCCACCATTCAGAAAAGTCTGGTAACTGGGTGTCAGTCTTTGCCATTACCTGTAAAAGCTGTTTTGGCGATTCCTACCCGAATTGGTGGCAAAAATAATGGGGTAATTCTGCTGTTGAAATTTCAAACCTATGATTGGAGTCAGTCCCAAAAAGAACTGCTCAAAGCAATCGAGCCATCTTGTGCGATCGCTTTTGCTCAAGTGGAACAATTACATCTGATTGCTTTTCAACAACAATATCTACAAAAGAGTAACCAACATCATAGCTTAATCAAGCAATTAACTATACTAAATCGTAGCAATTTGGAGTTAAATCAAATGCTCCAACTAGTAATTACCTCTACCGCCGAATCTCTACAGGCGGATCGGGGACTACTTATATTATTGAAATATACAGATCCTCTGTTTAAAACTCGCGCTAAAAAGCAAGTTCCTAAGGCAAAAGCGACGATCCTATGCGAATGGAATCGGGACAACAAAATCTCCTCGACTACCTCATCTAGCTTGGACGATAGGTCATTCTCGGTTGCTGAGTGTGGTTTATGTCAGCGTGTGTTTACAGATCCCGGTAAACCAGTCCTCATTAATGACTACACAGAGCAACAGGATACCTTGACAGCGGCTGCATTGTTTGATATGGAAAAATTGCCTGCAGCGCTGTTAGTACCATTAGAAAGTCAAGGTAAAATCTTAGGATTTTTAGTCCTACAGCAAGCGGTGGCTCGCACTTGGCAAATAGCAGAATTAAATCTGGTAGAAATGGTCTGTGCCCAAGTTAGCAATGCCATTATTCAGTCACAGACATTGCGACAAGTACAAAATTTGGTAGATGAGCGCACAGCCAAGCTACAAAGCAGTCTGGAACTACAAGCCAAACTCCATGAAAGGACCAGACAATACGTTGAGCAATTGCGAGAACTCAACGAACTCAAAGATGAATTTTTGAGCAATATGAGCGATCGCCTGCGTTATCCTCTGACAAATATGCTGATGTCAATCCGTAATTTACGTCTGCCGGGGATAACTCCTGATCGTCAAATTAGGTACTTGGATATTCTAGAGCAAGAGTGTACCAAAGAAATTAATTTAATTAATGACTTACTGACACTGCAAAAATTAGAGTCTCACCAAGAAGTACCCCAATTTGAACCCATTGATTTAAATCTCAAAATTAAAGATTTAGCCGCATCAATTACCAAAAAACTCGCCGATAAAGGATTAAATATTTCTGTAGATTTACCTGAGGAACCATTAACACTGCAAACCGAAATAGAAAGTTTTGACCGCATCCTCCAAGAGTTGTTAACTAACGCCTGTAAATACTCGCACCCTGACACGACTGTTTATTTGCAAGCCACTCACCAGGTTGAACAACTGCTCGATCAAGTTATTATTAAAGTAACTAACATAGGGCATGGCATCTCACAAGAAGAAGCGACCTACATCTTTGACAAGTTCCGTCGCGGTAAAGGACGCTGGATTCCAGGTACTGGTTTGGGTCTAGCTCTAGCCAAGTCTCTGGGACAGCATTTAAATGGGAAGATAACCGTTGAGAGTAAGCAAATATCCGATTCTGATCTGAGCGAAATTTGCTTCACTCTTACTTTGCCTCAGTTTTCTGATGACAGCAAACCATATTCTAAAAGTGACTGA
- a CDS encoding SRPBCC family protein, translating into MTANHILKVTEQHTTTTDLDANLKANLADATDVLPSVAVQVDKIADRQRQITAKIQIPHPVETVWQVLTDYEALAEFIPSLAKSRLLEHPQGGIRLEQIGSQRLLNFNFCARVVFDLEEYFPKEINFRMVEGDFKGFTGSWCLEPYSLGELMGTNLCYTIQVWPKLTMPVAIIEPRLTKDIRSNLLAIYHRVQIIISNS; encoded by the coding sequence ATGACAGCAAACCATATTCTAAAAGTGACTGAACAACATACCACCACAACCGACCTTGACGCTAACCTCAAAGCGAACTTGGCAGATGCTACAGATGTTTTACCATCTGTAGCCGTCCAAGTAGATAAAATAGCAGACCGACAACGACAAATTACTGCTAAAATTCAAATTCCCCATCCTGTGGAAACAGTTTGGCAGGTCTTGACAGATTATGAGGCTTTGGCTGAATTTATTCCCAGCCTTGCCAAGAGCCGTCTACTAGAGCATCCTCAAGGTGGTATTCGACTAGAGCAGATAGGTTCTCAACGCTTACTCAACTTCAATTTTTGTGCGCGTGTAGTTTTCGATCTCGAAGAATACTTTCCCAAAGAAATCAATTTTCGCATGGTCGAGGGAGATTTCAAAGGCTTTACTGGTAGCTGGTGTTTAGAGCCTTATTCCCTCGGTGAGCTTATGGGTACTAATCTCTGCTACACAATCCAAGTTTGGCCTAAGCTCACTATGCCAGTCGCAATTATTGAACCACGCCTCACCAAAGATATCCGGTCAAATCTACTCGCCATTTACCACCGTGTACAAATTATAATTAGTAATTCCTAA
- a CDS encoding cation:proton antiporter — MEASFEITLQMVITVFAGISAQVLAAYLRVPSIVLLLLLGILLGSDGIGVLHPHLLGTGLEVIVALATAIILFEGGLNLDLRKLGRVSVSLQLLVTLGTLITLLGGSMAAHWLGEFPWNIAFLYASIVVVTGPTVINSLLRQINVDRQVATLLEGEGVLIDPVGAILAFVVLDTILNGDADPINAIIGLAMRLGIGGAIGAAGGYLMSLIFKRANFLSFELKNLVVLAVLWGLFTLAQSIRSESGVMTTVVAGAVFANSSVPEERLLRHFKGQLTILGVSVLFILLAADLSIASVFALGWGSLWTVLVLMFVVRPINILLCTLNSDLNWRQKLFLSWVAPRGIVSASVASLFAISLTQRGINGGDAIKALVFLTIIMTVVCQGLTAGWVAQCLKITSQEATGVVIVGCHPLSLLIARFFQERGEDVVMIDTEPDFFAQAEAQEVQVIASSALDGSVLEEAGLASMGTFLAMTSSGEVNFVLAQRAAEDFNPPRVLAVFPRDPQATNGTNNKVNQAFIPDLGIKTWNEYLNDGRVKLGTTTLNESEFASQQEHIQEKIRAGELVPLLVEREERLQVMPANQEWVIGDRIIYLLYDPRPNLLKRLSGATQSTRLSLETLPEVEEVPLAKFAQLSTTEAPDG, encoded by the coding sequence ATGGAAGCATCTTTTGAAATCACCCTACAAATGGTGATCACCGTTTTCGCAGGCATTAGTGCCCAAGTCCTGGCTGCATACCTCCGAGTACCAAGCATTGTCTTGTTGCTGCTACTGGGCATTCTGCTAGGGTCTGATGGCATCGGCGTATTGCACCCGCATTTATTAGGCACTGGACTGGAAGTGATTGTCGCCTTAGCGACGGCAATAATTTTGTTTGAAGGTGGGCTGAACCTGGATTTGAGAAAGTTGGGTAGAGTTTCGGTTAGTCTACAATTGCTCGTCACTTTAGGAACGCTAATCACTCTGCTGGGCGGTAGCATGGCGGCGCATTGGCTGGGTGAATTTCCGTGGAATATAGCTTTTCTTTATGCTTCGATTGTTGTGGTTACAGGGCCAACTGTAATTAATTCCTTACTCAGACAAATTAACGTGGATCGCCAAGTGGCAACACTGTTGGAAGGGGAAGGAGTGTTAATTGACCCTGTGGGAGCAATTCTCGCCTTCGTTGTCCTCGACACCATCTTAAATGGTGATGCTGACCCAATCAACGCCATTATCGGTCTGGCCATGCGCCTGGGTATTGGTGGCGCAATTGGTGCGGCTGGGGGTTACTTGATGAGCTTAATTTTCAAACGCGCCAATTTTCTGTCTTTTGAACTAAAAAATCTCGTGGTGCTGGCGGTGCTGTGGGGTCTGTTTACTTTAGCCCAAAGCATCCGCAGTGAATCGGGTGTCATGACAACAGTAGTCGCAGGTGCAGTATTTGCTAACTCATCGGTACCAGAAGAGCGACTCTTGCGACATTTCAAAGGTCAACTGACAATTCTGGGCGTCTCGGTGTTGTTTATCCTGTTAGCGGCTGATTTATCTATTGCTAGTGTGTTTGCCTTGGGTTGGGGCAGTTTATGGACTGTTTTGGTACTAATGTTCGTCGTTCGACCAATTAACATTTTGTTGTGTACCTTGAACAGTGACCTCAATTGGCGACAGAAACTGTTCTTAAGTTGGGTTGCACCTAGGGGAATTGTTTCTGCTTCTGTAGCTTCTTTATTTGCAATTTCACTCACACAGCGGGGTATCAACGGTGGTGATGCGATTAAGGCTCTAGTCTTCCTGACAATTATTATGACAGTTGTCTGCCAAGGGCTAACCGCAGGCTGGGTTGCTCAATGCTTAAAAATCACCTCTCAAGAGGCTACTGGGGTGGTGATTGTCGGTTGTCATCCCTTAAGTCTTTTGATTGCCCGATTCTTTCAAGAACGGGGAGAAGATGTGGTGATGATCGATACTGAACCGGATTTTTTTGCCCAAGCCGAAGCCCAAGAGGTGCAGGTGATTGCTAGCAGTGCGCTGGATGGTTCGGTGTTGGAAGAGGCGGGACTGGCCTCGATGGGAACTTTTTTGGCGATGACTAGTAGTGGAGAAGTGAATTTTGTCTTAGCGCAACGGGCTGCTGAGGATTTTAATCCACCTCGTGTTTTAGCAGTTTTTCCCCGTGACCCGCAAGCGACTAATGGCACAAATAATAAAGTTAATCAAGCTTTTATCCCTGATTTGGGGATTAAAACTTGGAATGAGTATTTGAATGATGGGCGAGTCAAGTTGGGGACAACCACCCTGAATGAATCAGAATTTGCCAGTCAACAGGAACATATACAGGAAAAAATTAGGGCTGGGGAGCTAGTACCCTTATTGGTAGAACGAGAAGAACGTTTGCAAGTTATGCCAGCTAACCAAGAGTGGGTAATTGGCGATCGCATTATCTACCTCTTGTATGACCCCAGACCTAATCTTTTAAAGCGCTTATCTGGTGCTACCCAATCTACTCGCCTTTCTTTAGAAACTTTACCGGAGGTGGAAGAAGTCCCCCTAGCTAAATTCGCTCAACTTTCTACTACTGAGGCTCCCGATGGTTGA